Proteins from a genomic interval of Shewanella seohaensis:
- the gcvT gene encoding glycine cleavage system aminomethyltransferase GcvT has translation MANKTVLFNKHLESNAKMVDFHGWDMPLNYGSQIEEHHVVRQDAGMFDVSHMTVVDVTGTDACAFLRKLLANDVAKLKVPGKALYGGMLDDNAGIIDDLITYYLTDTFYRVVVNSATREKDLAWIAKQSQGFDVTVTERPELSMIAVQGPNAKAKAAAVFSSEQNAAIEGMKPFFGKQTGSLFIATTGYTGEVGYEIIVPEAEAEALWQALLDQGVKPCGLGARDTLRLEAGMNLYGLDMDETINPLAANMGWTIAWEPTDRDFIGRKALEALHDTGTDKLVGLVMEEKGVLRHDMPVFFTDAAGVEQQGVITSGTFSPTLGYSIAMARVPNSIGDTAEVEMRKKRVAVRVVAPNFVRNGKQAF, from the coding sequence ATGGCTAATAAAACTGTTCTGTTTAACAAGCACCTAGAATCAAACGCCAAAATGGTCGACTTCCACGGTTGGGACATGCCGCTAAACTACGGCTCTCAAATCGAAGAACACCATGTAGTGCGTCAAGACGCAGGTATGTTTGACGTGTCTCACATGACAGTAGTTGATGTGACCGGAACCGACGCTTGTGCATTCCTCCGTAAGTTGCTGGCAAACGATGTGGCCAAACTTAAAGTTCCTGGTAAAGCCTTATACGGCGGCATGTTAGATGACAATGCCGGCATCATCGACGACCTGATCACTTACTACCTCACCGACACTTTCTACCGTGTTGTTGTTAACAGCGCGACCCGCGAAAAAGACTTAGCGTGGATTGCCAAACAATCCCAAGGTTTTGATGTCACTGTGACTGAGCGTCCTGAACTGTCTATGATCGCCGTTCAAGGTCCTAACGCTAAGGCGAAAGCCGCCGCCGTATTCAGTAGCGAGCAAAACGCCGCCATAGAAGGCATGAAGCCTTTCTTCGGTAAGCAAACTGGCTCTCTCTTTATTGCGACCACAGGTTACACAGGCGAAGTGGGTTACGAAATCATCGTACCTGAAGCCGAAGCCGAAGCCCTGTGGCAAGCTCTGTTAGATCAAGGCGTTAAACCATGTGGTTTAGGCGCTCGCGATACATTACGTCTCGAAGCTGGTATGAACCTCTACGGCTTAGATATGGACGAAACCATCAACCCGCTGGCCGCCAACATGGGCTGGACCATCGCATGGGAGCCAACTGACCGTGACTTTATCGGTCGTAAGGCGCTTGAAGCCCTGCACGATACGGGTACCGACAAATTAGTCGGTCTGGTGATGGAAGAAAAAGGCGTGTTACGCCATGATATGCCAGTATTTTTCACCGATGCAGCGGGTGTTGAGCAGCAAGGCGTGATCACTAGCGGTACTTTCTCGCCAACATTGGGCTATTCTATTGCGATGGCGCGTGTTCCTAACTCGATTGGGGATACGGCGGAAGTCGAAATGCGTAAAAAGCGCGTGGCTGTTAGAGTAGTAGCGCCAAACTTTGTGCGCAACGGTAAACAAGCATTTTAA
- the gcvH gene encoding glycine cleavage system protein GcvH, giving the protein MSNIPTELKYASSHEWIRKEEDGSYTVGITEHAQELLGDMVFVELPEVGDTVTAGDDCAVAESVKAASDIYAPISGEVIAVNEALEDSPELVNSDAYGEGWFFRVMPSDESEVDALLDAEGYQAVIDEE; this is encoded by the coding sequence ATGAGCAATATTCCGACAGAACTGAAATACGCCTCTTCACACGAATGGATCCGCAAGGAAGAAGACGGTAGCTACACTGTGGGTATCACTGAGCATGCTCAAGAGCTGTTAGGTGACATGGTTTTCGTTGAGCTGCCAGAAGTGGGCGACACTGTGACTGCAGGCGACGACTGTGCAGTGGCAGAATCAGTGAAAGCGGCTTCTGACATCTACGCGCCAATCTCTGGTGAAGTGATTGCCGTCAACGAAGCACTGGAAGATTCTCCAGAGCTCGTAAACAGCGACGCTTACGGCGAAGGCTGGTTCTTCCGCGTTATGCCTTCTGATGAATCAGAAGTTGACGCTCTGCTCGATGCAGAAGGTTACCAAGCTGTCATCGACGAGGAATAA
- the gcvP gene encoding aminomethyl-transferring glycine dehydrogenase produces the protein MTKQTLTQLEQHDLFLRRHIGPDSSQQQEMLNYVGAESLDDLTAQIVPESIRLSQELSIGDSCGEAEGIAYIRGLAKQNQVFKSYIGMGYYGTQVPNVILRNVFENPGWYTAYTPYQPEIAQGRLEAILNFQQVSMDLTGLDLASASLLDEATAAAEAMALAKRVSKAKKANIFFVADDVFPQTLDVVKTRAECFGFEVVVGPAHEAVNHELFGALFQYSNRFGQITDFTDLFAELRAKNVVVTVAADIMSLVLLKSPGAMGADVVFGSAQRFGVPMGFGGPHAAFFVARDEHKRSMPGRIIGVSKDTRGNRALRMAMQTREQHIRREKANSNICTAQILLANMASFYAVFHGPQGLKTIASRINRFTDILAAGLQAKGVSLVNSTWFDTISIKGLDVAAVNARALAAEMNLRFDADGIVGVSLDETTIRTDIEALFDVILGAGHGLDVAALDAQIVAQGSQSIPASLVREDAILSHPTFNRYQSETEMMRYIKRLESKDLALNYSMISLGSCTMKLNAAVEMIPVSWPEFANMHPFCPLDQAKGYTQLIEELSSWLVNVTGYDAVCIQPNSGAQGEYAGLLAIRKYHESRGEAHRNICLIPQSAHGTNPASAQLAGMQVVVTACDKQGNVDLEDLKAKAAEVAENLSCIMVTYPSTHGVYEESIREICNIVHQHGGQVYLDGANMNAQVGLTSPGFIGADVSHLNLHKTFAIPHGGGGPGMGPIGVKAHLAPFVAGHVVVKPGRESDNNGAVSAAPYGSAGILPISWMYIKLLGSTGLKKSTQTALLNANYVMKKLSEHYPVLYRGRNDRVAHECIIDLRPLKEASGVTEMDIAKRLNDYGFHAPTMSFPVAGTLMIEPTESESKAELDRFIEAMVSIRGEIAKVEAGEWPADNNPLHNAPHTMADIMDPEFDSRPYSREIAVFPSAAVRTNKFWPTVNRIDDVYGDRNLFCACVPLSDYE, from the coding sequence ATGACCAAGCAAACCCTCACTCAGTTAGAACAGCACGATTTATTCTTACGTCGCCATATCGGCCCGGATAGCAGCCAACAACAAGAAATGTTGAACTACGTTGGTGCTGAGTCTCTGGACGATCTGACTGCGCAAATCGTGCCTGAGTCGATCCGTTTAAGCCAAGAGTTGAGCATTGGTGATTCCTGCGGCGAAGCCGAAGGCATTGCTTACATTCGTGGTTTAGCCAAACAAAACCAAGTCTTCAAAAGCTACATTGGTATGGGTTACTACGGTACCCAAGTGCCTAATGTGATTTTACGTAACGTCTTCGAAAATCCAGGTTGGTACACGGCGTACACGCCCTATCAGCCAGAGATCGCCCAAGGCCGTTTAGAAGCCATTCTAAACTTCCAACAAGTGTCTATGGATTTAACCGGCTTAGATTTAGCCTCTGCTTCACTGCTGGACGAAGCGACAGCCGCTGCCGAAGCGATGGCGCTGGCTAAGCGTGTGTCTAAAGCCAAAAAAGCCAACATCTTCTTCGTAGCCGATGACGTATTCCCACAAACCTTAGACGTAGTGAAGACTCGCGCTGAGTGTTTTGGTTTTGAAGTAGTGGTAGGTCCTGCCCATGAAGCGGTAAACCACGAACTGTTTGGTGCCCTGTTCCAGTATTCAAACCGTTTCGGTCAAATCACTGACTTCACAGACTTATTCGCCGAATTGCGTGCGAAGAACGTAGTTGTGACTGTGGCTGCCGACATCATGTCACTGGTATTACTGAAATCACCGGGTGCCATGGGCGCCGACGTGGTCTTCGGTAGCGCGCAGCGTTTCGGTGTGCCGATGGGCTTTGGTGGTCCACACGCGGCCTTCTTCGTGGCCCGTGACGAGCACAAACGCTCTATGCCTGGCCGTATCATCGGTGTGTCAAAGGACACCCGTGGTAACCGCGCACTGCGTATGGCGATGCAAACTCGCGAGCAACATATCCGCCGCGAAAAAGCCAACTCAAACATCTGTACCGCGCAAATTCTGTTAGCGAACATGGCGTCTTTCTACGCCGTATTCCACGGCCCACAAGGCCTGAAAACCATCGCATCACGCATTAACCGCTTCACCGATATCTTAGCCGCTGGCTTACAAGCTAAAGGCGTGAGCTTAGTGAACAGCACTTGGTTCGATACGATCAGCATCAAAGGCTTAGACGTTGCAGCAGTCAATGCTCGCGCGCTGGCCGCTGAAATGAACCTGCGTTTCGATGCTGACGGCATCGTTGGCGTGAGCTTAGATGAAACCACTATCCGCACCGATATCGAAGCCCTGTTCGATGTGATTTTAGGTGCTGGTCATGGCTTAGACGTTGCCGCATTAGACGCGCAAATCGTGGCGCAAGGTAGCCAATCGATTCCGGCTTCTTTAGTGCGTGAAGATGCCATCCTGAGCCACCCAACCTTCAATCGCTACCAAAGCGAAACCGAGATGATGCGTTATATCAAGCGTCTCGAAAGCAAAGACTTAGCACTGAACTACTCAATGATTTCATTGGGTTCATGCACCATGAAGTTAAACGCTGCGGTTGAAATGATCCCAGTCAGCTGGCCAGAATTTGCTAACATGCACCCATTCTGCCCACTGGATCAAGCCAAGGGTTACACTCAACTGATTGAAGAACTGTCTTCATGGTTAGTGAATGTCACAGGTTACGATGCCGTGTGTATCCAACCTAACTCTGGCGCACAGGGTGAATACGCGGGTCTGCTGGCGATTCGTAAATACCACGAGTCTCGCGGCGAAGCCCACAGAAACATCTGCTTAATCCCACAATCTGCCCACGGCACTAACCCAGCATCGGCGCAATTAGCCGGTATGCAAGTGGTTGTGACTGCCTGTGACAAACAGGGTAACGTGGATTTAGAAGATCTTAAGGCTAAAGCGGCTGAAGTGGCCGAAAACCTGTCTTGCATCATGGTCACCTACCCATCGACTCACGGTGTGTACGAAGAATCTATCCGCGAAATCTGCAACATTGTGCACCAGCACGGTGGTCAAGTGTACTTGGACGGCGCCAACATGAACGCCCAAGTTGGCTTAACCTCTCCAGGCTTTATCGGTGCCGACGTGTCGCACCTTAACCTGCATAAGACCTTCGCAATTCCACACGGTGGCGGCGGACCAGGTATGGGCCCAATCGGCGTGAAAGCGCACTTAGCGCCGTTCGTAGCGGGTCACGTAGTGGTGAAACCAGGCCGCGAAAGCGATAACAACGGTGCGGTTTCTGCCGCGCCATACGGCAGTGCTGGCATTCTGCCAATCAGCTGGATGTACATTAAGCTGCTCGGTTCAACCGGCCTGAAAAAGTCGACTCAAACCGCGCTGTTAAACGCTAACTATGTGATGAAGAAGCTGTCTGAACATTACCCTGTGCTGTACCGTGGCCGTAATGACCGCGTAGCGCACGAATGTATTATCGACCTGCGTCCATTGAAAGAAGCCTCTGGCGTTACCGAAATGGACATTGCTAAGCGTTTGAACGACTACGGTTTCCACGCACCGACCATGAGCTTCCCAGTTGCCGGTACCCTGATGATCGAGCCGACAGAGTCTGAGTCTAAGGCTGAACTGGATCGCTTCATCGAAGCCATGGTGTCAATTCGCGGCGAGATCGCCAAGGTTGAAGCAGGTGAGTGGCCAGCGGACAATAACCCGCTGCACAACGCGCCGCACACCATGGCCGATATCATGGATCCTGAGTTCGACTCACGTCCATACAGTCGTGAAATCGCCGTGTTCCCAAGTGCTGCAGTGCGTACTAACAAGTTCTGGCCGACAGTGAATCGTATCGATGACGTGTACGGCGACCGTAATTTGTTCTGTGCGTGTGTGCCGTTATCAGACTATGAATAA
- a CDS encoding dCTP deaminase, with protein MLGRNQIVELIQSEKILSLDDGSFNDIINQTQASSVDLTIKSIYAANNDISRSNVDVNVSGLDVIDLHPGQTVVIQVAEKFNFPFDVGGVIFPPNSMSKSGVIMTNPGHIDPLFSGYISVYLVNMGKSPVKLRKGDKVATLLLFFIDGECDSDFKSISGAGVSKEQVLTLSKDFANLDIRMPDLLESVIRKKAFIWSGFFIALLSVVLSVVFTIIPIVSEQIFTNSMLDKFRLEYVSPLKISSDKYQVELSLLRSELKEKSAALESLNTSIKVKELEIKKLNSNVEKLYCHFGINKCEDFDLTSKEVMKNENKMR; from the coding sequence GTGCTAGGACGTAATCAAATTGTTGAGCTAATTCAAAGTGAGAAAATACTGAGTTTAGATGATGGCTCGTTTAATGACATTATAAATCAAACTCAAGCATCCTCAGTTGATTTGACAATTAAATCGATTTATGCAGCTAATAATGATATATCTAGGTCGAATGTTGATGTAAATGTCTCTGGATTAGATGTGATTGATCTGCATCCTGGTCAAACGGTTGTTATTCAAGTCGCAGAAAAATTCAATTTTCCTTTTGATGTTGGGGGGGTTATTTTTCCACCAAATTCGATGTCAAAATCAGGGGTTATTATGACTAATCCAGGGCATATAGATCCGCTGTTTTCTGGTTATATTAGTGTGTATTTAGTCAATATGGGTAAATCACCAGTAAAGTTGCGCAAGGGTGACAAGGTTGCGACTTTATTATTATTTTTTATTGATGGTGAATGTGATAGTGATTTTAAATCAATATCTGGAGCAGGGGTAAGTAAAGAGCAAGTATTAACTCTAAGTAAAGATTTTGCAAATTTAGACATAAGAATGCCAGATTTATTGGAATCAGTAATTCGTAAGAAAGCATTTATTTGGAGTGGTTTTTTTATTGCATTATTAAGTGTTGTGCTTAGTGTTGTTTTTACAATAATACCTATTGTTAGTGAGCAGATATTCACTAATTCAATGCTTGACAAGTTTAGATTGGAATATGTATCCCCTCTGAAAATTTCTAGTGATAAATATCAAGTCGAATTGAGTTTGTTAAGAAGTGAGTTGAAGGAAAAATCAGCAGCTTTAGAATCTTTAAACACTAGTATTAAAGTTAAGGAGTTGGAAATTAAAAAGCTTAATTCCAATGTGGAAAAACTTTATTGTCACTTTGGGATTAATAAATGTGAAGATTTTGATCTGACCAGCAAAGAAGTGATGAAAAATGAAAATAAAATGCGCTAA
- the thyX gene encoding FAD-dependent thymidylate synthase: MKIKCAKFNVRILSRPSFDEKEFFSFLKDECLEWIRTGGTEAEELVEVSGRLCYLSFGKDRQSPRNNKEYIANLILQGHESVLEHVSWTIILSGVSRGFTHQLVRHRVGFSFSQLSQQYHDESEALFVVPPTIEKNKELFSVWSDNMYKSICTYRKIITTFENTKLSKKEHLRELRSAARSILPNATETKIVITVNARSLRHFFTVRGSLEGDWEMRRVACALFELVYQDAPSIFFDFKKIEMSDGSFKLIKV, from the coding sequence ATGAAAATAAAATGCGCTAAATTTAATGTACGGATTTTAAGCAGGCCAAGTTTTGATGAGAAAGAATTTTTTAGTTTTTTGAAAGATGAATGCTTGGAATGGATTAGAACCGGCGGCACAGAGGCTGAGGAACTAGTTGAGGTTTCGGGAAGGCTTTGTTATTTATCATTTGGGAAAGATAGACAGTCACCTCGTAATAATAAAGAGTATATAGCAAATTTAATATTACAAGGTCATGAAAGTGTCTTGGAGCATGTAAGTTGGACTATCATTTTGTCCGGAGTTTCTAGAGGTTTTACTCATCAACTTGTTCGTCATCGCGTAGGTTTTTCATTTAGCCAATTGTCTCAGCAATATCATGATGAATCTGAGGCTTTATTTGTAGTGCCTCCGACAATAGAGAAAAATAAAGAATTGTTTTCAGTGTGGTCAGACAACATGTATAAAAGCATTTGTACTTACAGGAAAATAATCACAACATTTGAAAATACGAAGTTATCTAAGAAAGAACATTTAAGAGAATTAAGGAGTGCAGCGAGATCTATTTTACCAAATGCAACTGAAACCAAGATAGTAATAACTGTTAATGCAAGATCCTTGAGGCATTTTTTCACAGTAAGAGGTAGTTTAGAAGGTGATTGGGAAATGAGAAGAGTTGCTTGTGCTTTATTTGAATTAGTTTATCAAGATGCACCATCAATCTTCTTTGATTTTAAAAAGATAGAGATGAGTGATGGAAGCTTTAAATTAATTAAAGTCTAA
- a CDS encoding nuclease-related domain-containing protein — translation MVDFTNNLLSIVIILSSMFVTIGVMYALLKYRDATVTLPVDREQLSRIPAYGLQKQIQDLQLDLIGSMMMGLMIVCFPFAISSIQAHIAVGKFPWVYALTGLMGLTYCGIKTWKNFSKLTKLRLGHTAEIATANELIGLQALGYQVFHDVQADGFNIDHLVIGKNGVFAIETKGRHKRNKDLRQTNGNGGGSSSSSGKKGYEVFYKDGRLNFPSWTETKPIEQAERQSKWVSQWLTKATGSPVAATPALVFPGWYVTSQSKPPFPILNHKQLVGTIPKLKTQDLSQQQVDTIIYQVAQRCLSKSEVGK, via the coding sequence ATGGTAGATTTTACAAACAATCTTTTATCGATAGTGATCATCCTCTCCAGCATGTTCGTCACAATTGGAGTGATGTACGCGCTGCTCAAGTACCGTGATGCTACTGTCACCCTGCCCGTTGATCGCGAGCAACTCAGCCGTATTCCCGCCTATGGCTTACAAAAGCAAATCCAAGATCTGCAATTAGATTTAATCGGCAGCATGATGATGGGGCTGATGATAGTGTGTTTCCCCTTTGCAATAAGCAGTATTCAAGCACATATTGCCGTCGGGAAATTCCCTTGGGTTTACGCCCTAACAGGTTTAATGGGATTAACTTATTGCGGTATTAAAACTTGGAAAAACTTTTCCAAACTCACCAAATTACGTCTAGGGCATACGGCTGAAATCGCTACCGCCAATGAACTTATCGGCCTACAAGCCTTGGGTTATCAAGTGTTTCACGATGTGCAAGCCGACGGCTTTAATATCGACCACCTCGTAATCGGTAAAAATGGCGTATTCGCGATTGAAACCAAAGGCCGCCATAAGCGCAATAAAGACCTACGCCAAACCAATGGCAATGGCGGAGGCTCTAGTTCTAGTTCTGGTAAGAAAGGCTATGAAGTATTTTACAAAGACGGGCGCTTAAACTTCCCCTCGTGGACAGAAACCAAACCCATCGAACAGGCCGAACGGCAAAGCAAATGGGTCAGCCAATGGTTAACCAAAGCCACAGGCTCCCCCGTCGCCGCCACCCCAGCCCTCGTATTCCCCGGCTGGTATGTCACAAGCCAATCGAAACCACCGTTCCCGATCCTTAACCACAAACAATTAGTCGGAACCATCCCGAAACTGAAAACCCAAGATCTTAGCCAGCAACAAGTAGACACCATCATCTACCAAGTCGCCCAAAGATGCCTAAGTAAAAGCGAGGTGGGGAAATAA
- a CDS encoding DUF3297 family protein, with product MTDTTSQPALPDRLSVNPRSRHHVAEVFQYDVGIRVNGKERFDVEEYCISEGWVKVPSKSLDRRGQPLLLTIKGTVEAFYR from the coding sequence ATGACTGACACAACTTCACAACCCGCATTACCGGATCGTCTTTCGGTTAACCCACGCAGCCGCCACCATGTAGCTGAAGTCTTTCAATACGATGTGGGTATCCGCGTGAACGGTAAAGAACGTTTCGATGTTGAAGAATACTGCATCAGCGAAGGCTGGGTTAAAGTACCAAGCAAATCTTTAGACCGTCGCGGTCAACCTCTGCTGTTAACCATCAAAGGCACAGTAGAAGCATTTTACCGTTAA
- a CDS encoding ribosome recycling factor family protein, producing MHDDISIPLPSLIHRIGREAVKRAQAIAVQKGCELKRVRRSRNWSITGQAIAIQSCCVELKGQSDTAEFAFMIKKIDSGLLQHADKLEPLGAKLVRLINQNPAITLGELMQQTQCTMSEARLARFEAEL from the coding sequence ATGCATGATGATATTAGTATTCCCTTGCCATCCCTTATCCATCGCATCGGCCGCGAGGCGGTCAAGCGGGCGCAGGCGATTGCTGTGCAAAAGGGCTGCGAGCTTAAGCGGGTGCGCCGCTCCCGTAATTGGAGCATCACTGGGCAGGCTATCGCGATTCAAAGCTGTTGCGTCGAGTTAAAAGGGCAGAGTGATACTGCCGAATTTGCCTTTATGATCAAAAAGATCGACAGCGGCTTATTACAACATGCCGATAAGCTTGAACCACTCGGCGCAAAATTGGTTCGCCTGATCAACCAAAACCCCGCCATTACCTTGGGCGAACTGATGCAACAAACCCAATGCACGATGAGCGAGGCGCGCCTTGCTCGCTTCGAGGCCGAGCTTTGA
- a CDS encoding methyl-accepting chemotaxis protein produces the protein MSNFSLRNKLLLLALFPLILTLIVLMTVSYHVEQSALADEVTTFREKLIGERKTQIKEATQIAAGIVQYQLSLKEQGNVNQALRDIRFGSSGYFFIYDSQGKNLFHAVMPNLEGQNKIDMTDPRGTKIIVGLLNAAKNGDGNFSFYFQKPNTNEQIEKIGYSMMIPGTDWMLGTGAYIDDIDAVVEDYRTTVTEQMIDKSYAILLIALLLAAITAAVILVTAQRMVTPIKNMADNLNDIAKGEGDLTKRLAVKGDDEIAQLGRSFNLFVDKLQTIIGDVADATAKVKTAANAIHDQTKVMSRQLISHNNETDQVVTAITEMSATASEVAQNTTQVAEATHAATGDVANAQRCVDASLEEISALMAQINNAASNIQSLSEQSKKINSVLSVIGGIAEQTNLLALNAAIEAARAGEQGRGFAVVADEVRNLASRTQSSTLEINEMLSELHKLVSLAVKTMEESQQSCIRSVDSSRAISESLGSVTSAVTAINDMSTQIATAATEQSSVTEEINRNVFAIQEIVNELLHSSEEAASVSQTVSQEGLNLGKLVGQFKI, from the coding sequence ATGTCTAATTTCAGTTTACGTAACAAATTGCTCCTACTCGCACTGTTCCCGTTGATTCTGACCCTCATAGTGCTGATGACAGTTTCCTACCATGTCGAGCAATCGGCGCTTGCCGATGAAGTCACCACATTTAGAGAAAAGTTAATCGGTGAGCGTAAAACCCAAATCAAAGAAGCCACCCAAATCGCCGCAGGCATAGTGCAATACCAGCTATCGTTAAAAGAACAGGGCAATGTTAACCAAGCCCTACGTGATATTCGCTTTGGCAGTTCGGGCTACTTCTTTATTTACGATTCCCAAGGTAAAAACCTATTCCATGCGGTCATGCCCAACCTCGAGGGGCAGAATAAAATCGATATGACCGATCCCCGTGGCACCAAGATCATTGTCGGCCTACTCAATGCCGCCAAAAACGGTGACGGTAATTTCTCGTTCTATTTCCAAAAACCCAATACCAACGAGCAAATCGAAAAAATCGGCTACTCCATGATGATCCCAGGCACAGATTGGATGCTCGGCACCGGCGCCTATATCGACGATATCGATGCCGTGGTTGAGGATTACCGCACCACAGTGACCGAGCAGATGATCGATAAGTCCTACGCGATTTTATTGATCGCACTGTTATTAGCGGCCATTACCGCCGCCGTGATCTTAGTGACCGCCCAGCGCATGGTCACACCGATTAAAAACATGGCAGATAACTTAAACGATATCGCCAAAGGCGAAGGCGATTTAACCAAGCGCCTTGCGGTGAAGGGCGACGATGAAATCGCCCAACTCGGCCGCTCCTTCAACCTGTTTGTCGATAAACTGCAAACCATTATCGGTGATGTGGCCGATGCCACCGCTAAGGTCAAAACCGCAGCCAATGCGATTCATGACCAAACCAAGGTGATGTCGCGCCAGCTTATCAGCCATAACAATGAAACGGATCAAGTGGTTACCGCCATTACTGAGATGTCTGCCACCGCGAGTGAAGTAGCGCAAAACACCACCCAAGTGGCCGAAGCGACCCACGCCGCCACGGGCGATGTGGCCAATGCCCAGCGTTGTGTCGATGCCTCGTTAGAGGAGATTTCGGCGCTGATGGCGCAAATCAACAATGCCGCCAGCAACATTCAATCCTTGAGTGAACAATCCAAAAAAATCAACAGCGTGCTCTCGGTGATCGGCGGTATTGCCGAGCAAACTAACCTGTTGGCATTAAACGCCGCGATTGAAGCCGCCCGCGCGGGTGAACAGGGTCGCGGCTTTGCCGTGGTGGCCGATGAGGTACGCAACTTAGCCAGCCGTACTCAATCAAGCACATTAGAAATCAACGAGATGCTATCTGAACTGCACAAGCTGGTGAGCTTAGCGGTTAAAACCATGGAAGAGAGTCAGCAGAGTTGTATACGCTCGGTGGATTCGTCCCGCGCCATCTCCGAAAGCTTAGGCTCAGTGACCTCGGCGGTGACCGCCATTAACGATATGAGTACCCAAATCGCCACCGCTGCAACCGAGCAAAGCTCAGTGACCGAAGAGATCAATCGCAATGTGTTTGCTATTCAAGAAATTGTGAATGAGCTACTGCACTCCAGCGAAGAGGCGGCGAGCGTGAGCCAAACCGTGTCGCAGGAAGGACTTAACCTCGGCAAACTCGTCGGCCAATTTAAGATTTAA